TCGCCATCGGCGCCACCGGCATGATCGCCCAGCAGCTCAACGTCGAGACGATCTCCAACAACATCGCCAACTCGACCACCACCGGCTACAAGAAGCAGCGGGCCGAGTTCCAGGACCTGCTGTACCAGAATTTCCGCCGCATCGGCTCGACCTCGTCGGATGCCGGCACCGTGGTGCCGACCGGCGTGCAGGTGGGTGCCGGCGTGCGCGTCGCCGCGGTGGCCCGCGTGCTGGAACAGGGCAACCTGAACATCACCGACAACAAGCTGGATGTCGCGATCAACGGGTCGGGCTACTTCCAGGTGACGCTGCCCAGCGGCGACACCGCCTATACCCGCGCCGGCAACTTCAAGCTCTCGCCGGAAGGCATGATCGTCACCGCCGACGGCTATCCGGTCCAGCCGAACATCACCATCCCGACCGACGCCGTCGACATCTCGATCAACTCGTCGGGCGAGGTGCTTGTGAAACTGGACGGCCAGACCGCCACCCAGAATGTCGGCCAGCTCCAGCTCGCCACCTTCGCCAACGCGGCCGGCCTCGAAGCCACCGGCGACAACCTGTTCCTGGAATCCGGCGCGTCGGGCCAGTCGGTGACCGGCAACCCCGGCGCCCCCGGCTTCGGCCGCGTCACCCAGGGCGCGCTGGAGACCTCCAACGTCAATGTGGTGCAGGAGATCACGACCCTGATCACCGCCCAGCGCGCCTACGAGATGAATTCCAAGGTGATCAAGACCACCGACGAAATGATGCAGCAGGCCAGCCAGATGAAGTAACGGCGGCGCCGCCGCTTCGCTTCAGCCTTCACATCGGGAATTGCCGCCATGATCCGCCAGCTCGCCAATCGCCGCTTCTCCGCCCTGCTCCTCGGTGCCGCCCTGCTGACCGCCCCGGTCGCGGCGCAGGCCGCCACGGTCGCTGCGGTTCCGGCTGCGGGCATGGCGGCACCGGCGCCGGATGTGGTCTATGGCATGCCGCATGTCGAGGCGGTTCTGTCCGACGCGCTGTCGCGGGTCATCACCGCCGGCCGGTTGCAGATGGAGCTGGACAACCGCGCGGTCGAACTGCGCGCGCCCCAGGGCGCCGGCGGGCTGGCGGTGGAGAACCTCTATTACAGCCCGGTCCAGGGCCGCTTCGCCGCCGAGATCGTGGTGACCGGCAGCCAGGTGCGCCTGCCGGTTTCGGGCCGCGCCTTCGGCGTGGTGCAGATCCCGGTGCTGTCGCGCCGCGTCCTGCCCGGCGACATCATCGGCCCGGGCGACGTCGACTGGCAGGACATGCGCGCCGACCAGACCACCAGCGACACCGCCGCCACCGACGCCCAGCTGATCGGCATGACCCCGAAGCGCGGCGTGTCCACCAACCAGCCCGTCCGCCTGCGCGACCTGCAATCGCCGCGCATGGTCGACAAGGGCGCCATGGTCACCATCACCCTGCAGACGCCGTCCATGACGCTGACCACCCAGGGCAAAGCCCTGCAGGACGGCGGGAAGGGCGAGGTCATCCGCGTCGTGAACACCCAATCCAACCGCATCGTCGAAGCGACGGTCGCAGGCCCCAACGTCGTCGCCGTGGCAAAGCCCGGCACCATCGCGCAGTAAGGAGAAAGCTCCAATGTCCGCCACCATGACCGCCCGTCTGATCCGCCTCGCGATGGTCGCCGCCGCCGCCACCTCCCTGACCGCCTGCGGCGCCGCCTCGCGCATCGCCGACATCGGCAAGGCCCCGGAGATGTCCAGCATCCAGGATCCGCAGGCCAAGCCCGGCTATCAGCCGATCAGCCTGCCGATGCCGACCCCGCTGCCGACGGAGCGCAACCCGAACTCGCTGTGGCGGACCGGCGCGAAGGCCTTCTTCAAGGACCAGCGCGCGGCCAAGGTGGGCGACATCCTGACGATCAACATCTCCATCGCCGATCAGGCCAAGCTGTCGAACGAGAGCAAGCGGTCGCGCGCCAACACCGAGAAGGCCGGCATGCCGAGCCTGTTCGGCCTGGAAGGCGCCACGCTGAGCCGCGTCCTGCCGGCCGGCGCCTCGGCCTCCAGCCTGGTGGACCTGTCGAGCGACACGTCGAACGACGGCAAGGGATCGGTCAACCGCAACGAGCAGATCGACCTGAAGGTGGCGGCGCTGGTGGTCCAGTCCCTGCCCAACGGCAATCTGGTCATCCAGGGCCGCCAGGAAGTCCGCGTCAATTACGAGCTGCGCGACCTGCAGATCCACGGCGTGATCCGTCCCGAGGACATCACCGCCCAGAACACCATCAGCTACGAGAAGATCGCCGAGGCCCGCATCTCCTACGGCGGCCGCGGCCAGATCACCGACGTCCAGCAGCCGCGCTATGGCCAGCAGCTGTACGACATCATCATGCCGTTCTGAGGACGGCGGGTTTAACGGTTGAGGGACGGGGCCATGGGGGAGTAGTTCCCCTGTGGCCCGACCGCGTTGCGGAGGGTTACGAACTCCGGCATTGGCACCGATATCGGAAGCTCCCGCGATGCGGGCGGGTCGGCAATTGCTGCCGCCCGGTGGGTTGTGCCGGGGCGATGTTGCCGGGCCGTCAATCCCGATGAGGGTGAAGCGCGGCTGCGGTTCAGCCTTCCAGCGACTGCTGCGATAGCGCGGTGAACCCATCCATCACGCCAACCGCCATGTTGCCGCCGATGCGCCCCAAGGCCGGCCCGATAAGTTCGGTCGCGCGACGGTAAGCCTCACGCTGGGCAACGCAGTCGATCAGATCAGCCGCGTTGGTGATGCTCTGGGACAAGGTGAGGTCGCTCGTCATTGTTCATCTCCTCGGACAAGCCATGATCGGCAGGACGAGGATGACCATACGCACCGCAGCCTCCATCCGCTGTTGCGTGCTTCACGTTCTTGGCCCGCGACCAATCCACTTACAGAACGGATGCCGGTCCCACACCACCCAGAAAGTAACGGCCCGGCCTCCCAGGGGGAGAGCCGGGCCGTCTCGCTTTGGGATGGTTGCCGCCTACTGGTAGCCGCCTTCGCGGGCGCGGTCCTTGGCGGCCTCTTCCTGGGCTTTCTCGGTGCGACTGTCGATCTTGCCGCCGGCCTTGTCGGTGTCGGCAGGCTTCTGCGGCGATTCGCTGCGGCCGGCATCGGCCGGATTCCGGTTGGGCTGGTCGGCCATCTTGCTGCTCCTCGGTCGTTTTTCCGACTGGCGATGAATCGGGAACAGCGGCGGCCGGAGATCGTCGCGGGAAAAGGCCGGCGGCCTCAACCGGCCGGCCGGTCGGTCTCGGTATCGACTTCACCGTCGTCACGGTCCAGGGCGGCGTTGATCTGGTCCAGCGTGCGGCCGCAGCCGGTGCAGACGTCGCCGTCGATGGCACACATGCCCAGACAATCGGGATCGTCGCTCATGGCAGTGGGCGTTCCTTACGGTTGGCGGTGCGGATCCATCCCTATCGGAAAGCAAATTCCATCTCAAGCGTCTGGGTCGGAGGCATAGGCGGAATGGATTGCGGTCGGGATGCTCAGGGTATAAAGCACTTGCTTCATCCACACGCTGCGAAGGTATGCATGCCAACGGCACTGCTGGTGTCCTGCGCGATGTATCGACACGGCACCGCCAGAATGCCCGCCGCGCTGAAAGCGGCAGGATTTCGCGTCTTTGCCATCTGCCCCCGGCATTCCCTGCTCGAGTTCAGCGACCATGTCGACGGGCGGCACTCTTTCTCCCCGGGACTGTCGGTCGACGATCTGACGGTCACCGCCGCGCGTGCGGCGACACAACTGGGTGCGAACATCGTCATCGGTTGCGAGGAAAGCGCGGTCAAGGTGCTCGGCTTGGCCGGCCGCCTTCTTGCGCAGGTGGCCGAGGACAGCGCCGACGCACACAAGCTGCGCTTCCTCCAGGGTTGGTACGGCGGCGTCTGCTGGGAAGAGACGCGCTCGCGTTGTGTCGAATTGGCGGCGGAAGCCGGCATTCGGACGCCACGTCAGGTCGTGGTCGATCCGCGGCGCACCGGTCCAAACGACCTGTCCGCTCTCAGCGCGCCGCTTCTGCTGAAATACGACGGCAGTACCGCCGGCCGCGGGGTTTTTCTTGCGTCCGACGCCCGGCATGCGTCCGAACTGCTGGCGGGGTTGGAGCAGATGAGCGCCTTTCCGGCCGACCGGCGGGTCGTTGCGCAGGAGTTCGTGCGCGGACGGGCGGCTTCGGTGTCGTTCTGCGCGCTGGGTGGGCGGATGCTGGAGGGCTTCGCCTATATCACCCTTCAGCATCAGCGGGAACCCTTCGGCCCGGCCTCGGTGATCGAACTGCAGGACCTGCCGCAGTTGATGGACATGGCCCGCCGCATGGTGGAACTGACGCGCTACTCCGGCTTCGGCGGCATCGACGCCATGCTGCCGGAGGATGGCGGCCCGCCCGTCTTCCTGGAGTTCAACGGCCGTCCGACCCAGACCACCCATCTCGGTCGTCTGGCGGGCAGCGACCTGTGCCGGGCGATGGCCTGCGCGCTGGACGGCCGGCCTCATGAAGGCGTGTTCGGACGGACCTCCGGCAAGACGGTCGCCCTGTTCCCGGCGGAATGGGCCCGCGATGCCAACAGCCGCTATCTGACCGCGGCCCACCATGATGTGCCTTGGAGCGAGCGGCGGATGACCGCGGCGATCCTGAACATCACGCCGCAGCTGAATTCCGCCTGACCGGTCATTGCGGCGGCTGGTCCAGCGACAGTTCGCCGGTGACCTCGTGCGTCAGGTCGATGCCGTCGACCGTCAGCACCATGCGGACCGGCAGTGACTTCATCCCGTCCAGCCGTCCCTCCGCCAGCGCGCGGCCGACGGCCAGTTCGATCTCGCGCTGGGAGGTGACACCGACCTGCTTGAGGAGTTTGCGCAGGTCGAGGTTGAAGGTCTCGTTGTCCATGTCCGGCCTCCGGGTTGGGAACCGCTGTTTCGCCTGCCGTTCCGAACCCCCGGGGAGCGGCTTTGGTTCCGTGGCCGGCCCCGCCCTTATTCGGGCAACACCTCGTCGGGATACAGCACGCCCGGCCCCCCGTCCTCCCGCGCAACGTCGGCGACATGCAGTTGGCCTCCCAGTTGGCGGAGATCGGGGTGATCCTGCTGATGTGCGGCGTGGGGCTGCATTTCTCGCTGAACGACCTGATGAAGGTGCGGTCGATCGCCATTTCGGGTGCGGTGGTGCAGATCGCCATCGCCACGGCGATGGGATGGGGGCTGGCCCGCTTTCTCGGCTGGAATTTGGCGGCGGATGTTCGAATATGCCGGCCGCACCGATGCGGACGAGGCAAATGGAGCCGGACTGCTGGCAGCGACCTGAACACGGCGAAAACGCCGGTCGGGGACCGGCGTTTCCAAATCCGTCGATGCAACTTCCGGCGAAGCACACGCCCCCTCCCCCGGCGACCGGCGCCGGGAAGGCCGTGACCTGCCGGAAGACGGCGCGGCGTCAGTCGTCGCGCTGGGTCCGTTCCATCCGCTCGTGACGCTCCTGGGCCTCCAGGCTCAGCGTCGCGATCGGACGGGCGTCCAGCCGGCGAACGGAGATGGGGTCGCCCGTCTCCTCGCAATAGCCGTAGCTGCCGTCGACCAGCCGCTCCAGCGCGGCGTCGATCTTGGAGATCAGCTTGCGTTCGCGGTCACGGGTGCGCAGTTCCAGCGCGCGGTCGGTCTCCGCCGAGGCGCGGTCGGCGATATCCGGTTCCTGGATACCGCCTTCCTGGAGGCTGTTCAGCGTGCCGGTTGATTCCGCCAGAAGCTCCGCGCGCCAGCGCAGCAGCTTCTGGCGGAAATACTCCCGCATGATCGGGTTCATGAACTCCTCGTCTTCCGACGGGGAATAGTTCTGGGGCAGAAGCGGCGACGTCATCCGAAAGCATCCAGCGAAAAAGGGGTGATCCGGGCGGCGCGGAGTATAGGCACGCCACGCCGGGACCGCAACCCATTGGTTCGCCCCTAAAACGACCAAACAAGCCCTTGGAATAAAAAAGATTTGTCAGAGTGGCACATTGGCCGCGCCGTGCCGCTACCCCGTCGGGGCGTGGGACCGCGGGTCTGGCCGTGCCCTGCCCCGCCTGACTGCCGGCTCACGGCAACGGGGCATCGGCCCACCTGCTCGGGAGGGCTCAGGAGGTGAGCTTCGCCAGTTCGACCTGCGCCCGCAGATCGATCTCGTCCAGGATTTCGGCCAGATTGGGATCATCGACCTGGGCGCGGCGCGTCTGCACCACCTTCGCCAGATCGACCAGCTTCTGCATCGACAATGTACCGGACAGCAGGCCGTGCTGGATTTCCTCCAGCCGGTCGAGCATCTCCTCCGCCCGCATCTTGCCGCGCGACGCACGCGCGGTGGCGTCATCGGTCGCATCGACCTCCTGCAAGGCCAGCACGCCCGAAACCCCGGCGGTGGCAGCGGTGCCGCTGACGCCGTGGGCCGAGCCCGCCTCCCCCACCAATTGCTTGGAGAACGCGGCGCCGGACGAGCCTTCGGACTTGCCGGTGCGGCGTACCGAACCGCTGCCGCGTATGTTACCGGAGCCTTCGACTTTCATGATCCGTGCAACCGTTTGCAGTAAAGGATGCGTAAACGCGCGCACTGTAGATGGACCAACCTTAACATCCGGTCAAGGTTTGCCGCAATCGGGCAAAATTTGCCGGTCGGCTGTGACCGAAAGGCGCCATCTTCCGGACGTTTTTCAGGACAAGCACGGATTGCTGCCGTTTCCGTCGTCTGGCACGGCGTTTGTATAGGGATGGGCACGAGTTCAGGAGTGTCCGCGTCATGCTTCCCACCGCCCTTCGCCTTCTGCGCCGCCGTGCCGTTCTGGCCGTGCTGACCGCCCTGCTGGCGTTCGGTGTCCCGGCCGCACCGGCATTGGCCGCATCCGCCCGTATCAAGGACATCGTGGATGTCGAGGGCGTGCGCGACAACATGCTGATCGGCTATGGCCTCGTGGTGGGTCTGAACGGCACCGGCGACAGCCTGAACAACTCGCCCTTCACCGAGCAGAGCCTGACCGGCATGCTGGAACGGATGGGCGTCAACACCCGCGGCACCAACCTGCGCACCAAGAACGTGGCGGCGGTGATGGTGACGGCGACGCTGGGCGCCTATGCCGCGCAGGGCACGCGCATCGACGTCACCGTGTCGGCGATGGGCGACTCCAAGAGCCTGCTGGGCGGCACCCTGCTGGTCACCCCGATGATGGGCGCCGACGGCGAGGTCTATGCCGTGGCGCAGGGGCCGATCGCGGTCTCGGGCTTCACCGCCCAGGGCCAGGGCGCCAGCGTGACCCGCGGCGTGCCGACCTCCGGCCGCATCTCTTCCGGCGCCATCGTGGAGCGGGAAATCCAGTTCTCGCTGGCCGAGTTGCCCGTGCTGCGGCTGTCCCTGCGCAATCCGGACTTCACCACCGCCCAGCGGGTGGCGACCGCCATCAACATCCAGCTGCGCGGCAACCGCGCCCAGGCGACCGACCCGGCCTCCGTCCTCATCAACGTGCCGGAGACGCGCCGCGGCGACGTGGTGGGGCTGGTGACGGAGATCGAACAGCTGCGCATCACCCCCGATCAGGTCGCCCGCGTGGTGGTCGACGAGAAATCGGGCGTCATCGTGATGGGCGAGAACGTCCGCATCTCCACCGTCGCCATCGCCCAGGGCAACCTGACCATCCGCATCACCGAAACCCCGCAGGTCAGCCAGCCCGGCCCCTTCAGCCAGGGCCAGACCGCGGTGGTGCCGCGCACCGACATCCAGGTCGACGAACAGTCCAACAACCGCCTCGCCGTGATGAATTCCGGGGTGACCCTGCAGGAGTTGGTACAGTCCTTGAATGCGCTTGGGGTGGGTCCGCGGGACATGATCGCCATTCTCCAGTCGATCAAGGCCGCCGGAGCCCTGCAAGCCGAGATCGAGGTGATCTGATGTCCATGAGCCCCGCCCTTTCCGCCGCTTCGGCCCCGCGCAGCTCTTCATTGGTGGAGCGCGCCCAGGCGTCAGGGTTCGGCGTACGGACCCTGGCAAAGATTTCCGATCTGGAGGCCAAGACCGACCCGGCAAAGCTTGCCCAGCTGCGCAAGTCGGCCAACGAGTTCGAGAGCCAGTTCGTATCGCAGATGCTGAGCCCGATGTTCGAGGGGATCCAGACCGACGAGACCTTCGGCGGCGGGCGCGGCGAGGAAATGTTCCGGCCGATGCTGGTCGAGCAGTTCGGCAAGCAGATCACCCAGCGCGGCGGCTTCGGCATCGCCAAGCAGGTTTACGCAGAGCTTCTTCGCGCCCAGGAGGCCAGCCATGGATAAGGTCGACGTCCGTTTCCCCCAGCCGGCCAAGCCGGCCGCCAACCTGCCGAAGAATGCCCAGGAACGCGCGGTGGCGCTGGTCGAGCTGATGGGCCGCCTGACCGCCCTGCTGGAGCGCGAGGCCGCCGCCGTCCGTGCCCGCCGCCCGGCCAAGGAACTGAGCCAGATCGTCAAGGACAAGCAGCCGATGACGCTGGTCTATGAGGAGATCAGCCGCATGCTGCGCGTCGACCGCGAAGGACTGATGGGTTTGCCGCAGGAGATGAAGGCCGCGCTGAAGGATGCGACCGGCAAGCTCTATGCCGCCACCGCCGACAATGCGGAGGCCCTGCGCATCGGCGGCGAGGCGCAGAAGGTGATGGTCGACACCGTCGTCACCGTCATCACCCGCCAGCAGAAGGCGCCGACCACCGCCTATGCCGCCCACATGGGCGGTGGCCGTGGCTACTCCCCGCCGCCCAGCGGGCCGCGCACCTCGGCGGCGCTGAACACCCGGCTTTGATCCCAACCGCCTTCATCCGTGACTGCCGAGACGTTTCGGACGGCCGCCTCTCTCCACAGGGGCGGCCTTTTTCTTTGCGGGCCTTTCTCCTTGGGGCCCGGTTTCTCGGCATTGGGCCGCTGCGGCAAGAAAGACCCCACACCCGGCGGAAATTGCCGGTCCGGCCTGCACCATGCGGCGGGAACTGCCACCCCGCACCGCATGAATGGCCCAATGGCGCAGAGTCCCAACTGGCCCGCCTGTTGCATTGGTCTCTCCGCATCGCTGTCGGTGCGTTCCGCCGTCCCTGAGAGGCCGTTCCATGGAAGTCCAATCGAACAACATCGCCGCGTCCTTGTTCGACGGTCTCAACCAGTCCCAGCAGACGCAGGGGACGGGGGCGAAGAACGACCTGTTTTCCAAGATGATGGACCGCATGCTGACCGACGCCGCCGCGCGCAAGCGCGAACAGGCCGATGCGGCGGCACGCGACTCCGCAAAGGACGCCGCAAAGGACGCGGCCAAGGAGGCCAGCGACGCCCGTAAGGCGGAGGCCCAGCGCAAGCAACCGGTGCGCGCCGAACCGAAGCCGGACCTGACCCGCGAGCGCACGGCCCAGGCCGCCCGTCCGGCCACCGATGCCGCCGACACGGCCCGCGCTCCGGAACCGAAGACCGCCAAGACCGACGACGACCGCAAGGTTCAAGCCGGACAGGACGACCGCCGGCCGGCCAAAGCTGAAAAGCCGGCGAAGGATGCGAAGGCGGAGGCGGCGAAAGCCGATCCCTCCAAGACGTCCGCGGCGAAGACGGACGACACCAAGACCGTGGCCGCCGACGAAGCCGCCGCGACTGACGACGCCGCCGCTTCGACTGAGGATGCCGGGCAGACGGAAACCGCGTCGGCCGACGCCGCAGGCGACGGTGACCCGACCGCCACAGCCGACGAACAGGCCCAGCCCGGCGACCAGTCCACCACAGAACAGCCTCCGGCCGCTCAGCCGGTGCCGCCGCAACCGGTGCCGCAGGCCAGCGATCTGATCCTCGCCGGACTGATGCCGGCCGGACAGGCCGCGGCGAAGGATGCCACCGAAGAGGCGGGCGCCGGCACCGACGACGCCGCGACGGTCGGGGCCGCGGGGACCGGCACGGCCGGCACCCACGACCCCGCCGCCCAGCTGGTCCAGGCGCAGGCCGCCGCTGCCGGCGCGATGGCGGGCGGACAGGCCGCCGCCGGTGCCGATACGGCCGCGAAGGCTGCCGGCAAGGGCGGAGCCGTGGATGGCGACGCCGCGAAGACCACGGACGCCTCCCAGGCCGACGCCGGCGCCGAAGCCCTGCCGAGCGACGAGGACGTCGCCCTGCCCGACCGCTTCGCCGACCTGCTGGCCGCAGCCAAGGCCAAGACGGGCGAAGCCAGGCAGAACGGCAAGCATGCCGGCAGCGAGGGCAGCGGCCGGAACGACGCCCAGCCCCAAACTCAGGCGATGCCGCAGCAGCCGGTTCCGCCGGCGATGCCCGCCGTCCCGGTGGCGGAAGCCGTCACGGCCGCTGCGACGGGTACGGCCGCTACGACGCTGGAGGGCATCGACGCCACCGGCGCGGCCGGCGGAGCATCCGGCGCCGCCACCGCCAGCCCGCACACCCACCCGGCTCTTGCCGCGATGGAAGGCATCCACGGCGGCATTCCCGGCCTCGACCAGCCGCAGGGGACCGCGACGCTCCGCCCGTCGCGCGGCGCCGGCATGCCGATGGGCGTACACGACCAGATCGCCGTCCATATCAAGAAGAATGTCGGCGACGAGGTCGACCAGTTCACCATCAACCTGCATCCGGCCGAGCTTGGCCGGATCGACATCAAGCTGGACATCGGCGCCGATGGCCGGGTCAACGCGATGGTCGCGGTGGAAAAGGCGCAGACCCTCGAACTTCTGCAGCGTGACAGCCGCAGCCTGGAACGCGCCTTGCAAGACGCCGGACTGCAGACGGACTCGAACAGCCTGAACTTCAGCCTGCGCGGCGAAGGCAATCCCTTCGCCGGCGACGGCCGGGGCGACGGCAAGAACGGTGGATCGGGTCGGCGCGGCCGCGGCTTCGGCGGAGGTGGCGACGATGACGGGACCGACAGCGCCGTCTACACGGCAACGCTCGGCAACGGGCGCGTCGACATCCGCGCCTGACGGCGACGCCCGCGGCCATCCCGCCGCAGCCCACCGTCACATGAGAGATATCGGCCGCAAGGCCAACGAAGGACGACCGCGATGACCACGACGACCAACACCACCAGCCCGACCCTGAACCAGTACGGCACCTATTCGGGAGGCAAGTCCACCGGGTCGAAGACGGCGTCCGAAACCGCCAAGACCCCGCAGACCGATGCCGACAAGACCGCGTCGGCGACCAAGGGCCTCGGCGACAATTTCCAGACGTTCCTCACCATGCTGACCACGCAGATGAAGAACCAGGACCCGCTGAAGCCGCTCGACACCAACGACATGACCAAGCAGCTGGTCGATTTCGCAAACGTCGAGCAGAACATCGGCACCAACAGCCGCCTGGACAAGCTGGTTCAGTTGCAGTCGGCCGGCACCGCGTCGACCAACCTCGCCTATCTCGGCCGCACCGTCGCCTTCGAGGGCGACAGCTTCCAGTACAACCAGGGCATGGCCCAGGCGCCGCTGGGCTACGAGCTGGAAACATCGGCCAAGTCGGTGCGCGTCGACATCCTGGATGGCAACGGCAACATCATCCGCTCGATGCCGGGCGAGACCACCGCCGGCACCAAGCATGCGGTCAGCTGGGACTTCAAGGACAACAACGGCCGTGCAGTGCAGCCCGGCACCTATCGCATGAACGTGGCGCCGGTGGCGGAGAACAAGAACGACACCATCAAGACCACCACCTACACCTTCGGCACCGTCGCCGGTATCGGCAGCAGCAAGGACGGCGAAACCGTGCTGAACATCGGCGCCAGCGAAGTCCCGCTGTCGAAGCTGACCACCGTCTATTGAGCGGGACTCGTTGCACCTACGGATTGTCGGTCCGCTTGCCGGACGGGGCGTTTCCACGCCCCTATCCGTTCGGACAGTCAACTACCACCCGATAAAAAGTTAACCCTTTCGTTTAGGCATTTGTTAAGTGCCGGCGCCTACAGTACCCCGAAATCGTGGAATCCACAGTTTGGGTTGGAGCGTCCGCGCATGGCACTCATCGAACTCGACACCGGCGACGACTCTGCAGCCGGTGCATCGGTCATTGGTCCTGAGGGGCGTCCCATGACCGAAAACGACCTTCCCCCGCCCGACACCAAGCGTTGGGTGATGCGCCGCAAGGCGGAAGTGGTCGCCGGCGTCCGTTCGGGCCTGATCAGCCTGGAAGAGGCGTGCCGCCGCTACACCTTGTCGGTGGAGGAATTCCTGTCCTGGCAGCGGCTGATCGACAGCCACGGCATGCGCGGCCTGCGCGCCACCCGCCTGCAGGACTACCGCCCCGGCCAGCCCGTCCGCGACCGCATCGGCGCGGACTGAGGCAGCGCACACAGAGTCGACGAAGCGCCGCAGGGCTGACCTGCGGCGCTTCGTTGCGTTCGGGGCGATTGAGGCCGGGGGCAACCGTCGCCTATGGCCGCGCCTGCGCACATGCCGCGTCGACCAGCATCGCAGCCGCGCTTGCCACCGCGTCGTTGGCCGGTCCCAAGTCCAGCGCCCGCCCGGCTGCATAGGCGCCTTCCATCAGCAGCTGCAATTGGCCGCACAGCCGCTCCGGATCGTCGGCGCCGGCCGCCACCGCCAACCTGTGCAGGCGGTCGCGGACCATCCGCTTGTGGGCCAAAGCCAGCGCACGGGCGGGGTTGGCAGGGTCGCGCAGTTCGGCGGCGGCGCTGGTGAAGGGGCAGCCCTGGAATTTCGGATGATCGATCCAGTGGGCCAGCGCCACGAAAAGCGCCTTCA
The Azospirillum sp. TSA2s DNA segment above includes these coding regions:
- a CDS encoding flagellar hook-length control protein FliK, which translates into the protein MEVQSNNIAASLFDGLNQSQQTQGTGAKNDLFSKMMDRMLTDAAARKREQADAAARDSAKDAAKDAAKEASDARKAEAQRKQPVRAEPKPDLTRERTAQAARPATDAADTARAPEPKTAKTDDDRKVQAGQDDRRPAKAEKPAKDAKAEAAKADPSKTSAAKTDDTKTVAADEAAATDDAAASTEDAGQTETASADAAGDGDPTATADEQAQPGDQSTTEQPPAAQPVPPQPVPQASDLILAGLMPAGQAAAKDATEEAGAGTDDAATVGAAGTGTAGTHDPAAQLVQAQAAAAGAMAGGQAAAGADTAAKAAGKGGAVDGDAAKTTDASQADAGAEALPSDEDVALPDRFADLLAAAKAKTGEARQNGKHAGSEGSGRNDAQPQTQAMPQQPVPPAMPAVPVAEAVTAAATGTAATTLEGIDATGAAGGASGAATASPHTHPALAAMEGIHGGIPGLDQPQGTATLRPSRGAGMPMGVHDQIAVHIKKNVGDEVDQFTINLHPAELGRIDIKLDIGADGRVNAMVAVEKAQTLELLQRDSRSLERALQDAGLQTDSNSLNFSLRGEGNPFAGDGRGDGKNGGSGRRGRGFGGGGDDDGTDSAVYTATLGNGRVDIRA
- a CDS encoding flagellar hook assembly protein FlgD, which gives rise to MTTTTNTTSPTLNQYGTYSGGKSTGSKTASETAKTPQTDADKTASATKGLGDNFQTFLTMLTTQMKNQDPLKPLDTNDMTKQLVDFANVEQNIGTNSRLDKLVQLQSAGTASTNLAYLGRTVAFEGDSFQYNQGMAQAPLGYELETSAKSVRVDILDGNGNIIRSMPGETTAGTKHAVSWDFKDNNGRAVQPGTYRMNVAPVAENKNDTIKTTTYTFGTVAGIGSSKDGETVLNIGASEVPLSKLTTVY
- a CDS encoding DUF1153 domain-containing protein; this encodes MALIELDTGDDSAAGASVIGPEGRPMTENDLPPPDTKRWVMRRKAEVVAGVRSGLISLEEACRRYTLSVEEFLSWQRLIDSHGMRGLRATRLQDYRPGQPVRDRIGAD
- a CDS encoding TetR/AcrR family transcriptional regulator yields the protein MAEAEGARKPARERILDTAAELFYREGIRAVGIDTIIAKSGVAKMSLYRNFESKDDLVCAYLERSIAQHGAWWDRVVARHPGDPRAQMKALFVALAHWIDHPKFQGCPFTSAAAELRDPANPARALALAHKRMVRDRLHRLAVAAGADDPERLCGQLQLLMEGAYAAGRALDLGPANDAVASAAAMLVDAACAQARP